The Candidatus Aenigmatarchaeota archaeon DNA window GTCGCCTATCTTTACAGGCAGGTTCTTTACCGAGATATCCTTTATCCTCAGGCAGTGCTTGTCAGTGTAAGGCGAAGGTCCGTATGGCTCTCCTTCTTCATCTATATAGAAGGCCTTTGTACTGGTCGCAAGGTCAGAGTCTACAGTTGCCTCCACTTCAAGAGTGTGCTTTCCGGGGGAGTAGTCTTCGCTGTCAAATGAAAAGGCAACGACCTTTTCCTCTCCCTCGTAGTCGAACCTGACGGTTGCAGTCTTTTCGAGCGTGCTGTCCACCCTTATCCTTAGGTCAACCATCTCGTATGAGCCCTCTTTTTCAAGAAGTTTAAGCGTGACGCTTCCTCTTACCATCTCACCTATCACAGGCCTTTCGGGAACCATTTCAACCTCGGTTATATCTACCATCTCGCCCTCGGATTCTCCTTCCTCAAGCTCGAAGTTCAGGGTTTCGGTTTCACCGTCGTCGCAGTATACGCTTTTGCTCTCGCTCCTGTAGCCGCTCTGAGTCACCTTTACCGTGTGCTTTCCCTCATCGACATACAGGACCTTGTAATCGTAAGTTCCTTCATAGTCGCCGTCAAGGTAGATTCTTGCATCAAGCTCGTCTCCATCCTCATCCTCGACATAGACCTTTACCCTGCACTCGTCTTCATCCCCATTGTCCTCCTCTTCGAGAACGAATGTTTCCTTGATGTCCTCTCCGTTGCTGCAGTAAATGCTTTCGGTCTGGGTGTCGTAGCCGCTCTTGGTGGCCTTTATAGTGTGGTAGCCGTAATCGACATACAAGATCTTGTAATCATAGGTTCCCTCGTAATCTCCATCCAGGTAAATCTTTGCCTCAAGCTCGTCTCCATCCTCATCCTCGACATAGACCTTTACCTCGCAATCTTCTTCGTCTCCATTGCCGTCCTCCTTAAGAAGGAAGGTCTCAGTTATATCGTTTCCATTGCTGCAGTAGACTCCCCTGCTCTGGCCGTTGTATCCGCTCTTTGTGACCTTCACTGTGTGGTAGCCGTTGTCAAGCGTTATTGTGAGGTCGCTATCCTGGTCTTCAAAGTCCCCGTCAAGGTAGATGTTTGCGTCCAAGGCGTCACCGTCCTCTTCATCCCGGACCCTTACGGTAAGGTCGCAGGTGTCTTCATCTTCCTTGCACTCGTCTTTCTTTTCAAGGCAAAGCTCGACCACTGTCATGTAGTCTGTGTAAACTGCCACATTGTTCTTGTATTTTGGGTTGTAACAGTTGTTTATTGCTGAAACCTCGTAGCTTCCCTTTGGAAGCCCCGAGAAGTAAGCGTAACCGTACTCATTGGTTGTTCCCTGCTTGTTGATGCCGTTAATCACATCGACTTCTGCCCCTTCCATGGCAATTCCGGTCTTGCAGTCGCTGACGTGGACCTTAAGGTTTCCCTCAGTCTGCGTAAGGAAAAGCTCGACTACCTTGTGCTCGCCCCTGTCGCACTCGACAGTGGCAGAATCTTCCTTGTAGCCCTGCTTCTTTGCATAAACCCTGTGCTTTCCAGGTGAAATCTCTTCATAAAGGGCAACTCCGTCAAGCCCGGTAAGCTTCTTTTCATTGTCAAGCTCGACCATTGCCTCCTCAATAAGCACGCCTTGCTTGTCCTTTACCCTTACCTCAATTACGCACTTCTGCTTTGACAGGATAAGGTCAACGTTTATGGTCTCGTCAGTGAAGCACTCGACAACCTTGTAGTCAGTGTCGTACTGGCCGGACTTTGCTTCCACCCTGTGGCTTCCAGAGCCGATTTTGGTGGTGTAATAGCTTCCGTACTTTACGTAAGTCCCATCAAGGTATATGCTTGCTGACATTGGCAGCTTGTCCTCGCTGAAGACATTTGTGTTGAGCGTGCACTCGCACTCATTTTCATAGTTTATGGAGTCCTCGTCCCTTGCCCCGCAGTCTGCTATTGCTTCTACCCTTATTACCTGCTTTCCGCAAGGAAACTGCGCCTCAAGCTCGACATACTTGTAGTCCCCCGATTCAAGGGTCAGGGTTTTTGTGCCAAGCTTTTGGCTTCCCGCATAGAAATTCACGGTTATTGCCTCTTTGCTGTTTCCAGGGTTCTTTATTGTAGCGCCTATGATTTTTCCGTCAACCCTTACGTTATAGACTTCCACATCGCAGGTGATTTGCTTTCGAAGGTTCAGCACCACATTGAGGTTTTCGTTGGAGTGGCAGGTGACCGACTCTGAATCGGAATCGTACCCATCACGCCTTCCCTCAACAAGGTGGGTTCCCACATTTACCGTAGTGCTCAGCCAGCTTGAATAGCCCTCATACTGGCCGCCAACATAGACATTTGCGCTGAGAGGGCCATCATTGTCCTCCCTTACGCTTATGCTTAGAGGGCAGTTGCATGGCTTCTGGTAAGTTGTGCTTCCTTCGTCCCTTGAGCCGCAGTCGGCAATTGCCTCCACCCTCACATTATGGCTTCCGCATGGGAAGTTATAGTTCTGGTACACATTAGCTGTAGCCCCGGGGCTAATGGTGGTGGAAGTAGTGCCAACTCTGGTATTTCCGACATAGAAGTTTACAGTAATGGTTTCCTGGGAGTTTCCGGTGTTCTCGATAATGGCAGTTATCTGGTTGTCTCTTGCCTCAACGCCCCGGACATCGACCCCACATACAATACATCTGTCAAGGCACATATAGATGTGGTGTGTCTGGCTGCAGGCAACATAGGTTGTAACCGTTTTGGAGTGGTATCCTGTTCTTGAAGCGGTAATGTCGTACCTTTCCGTTCCACCAGGCTCCAAAACAAGAGCGTGGAAATAAGCAACTCCCGCTGAATTGGTAGTTGCAGTCCTATACACCTCGCCGTTAGCGACGACGTTTGCGCCGGACAGGGCCTCGCCTGTTGCGCAGTCAGTAACGTGAACATAAAGATTTGCCCACTGGGTAGCCTCGGTTGGGCAAAAAGCAAAGAGCAAACACACTATTCCAAGAATTATCAACCCCACCGACTTTTTGTTTGCTTCCATATTCTTTGTAACCATACAGTAATGATAACATCTAAAATATATATACTTTTCTGTACTGGAAACTATATGATACAGGAGATAAAAGTAATTACTTTATAGTTACAAATCTTTTTAGTTGACTGTGGCTGGCATAGCTTGGCTGTCCATTGGGAATTACCAACTCTACTCTATCCCTCACTCCAGGAATGAAACCTTCAAACGTATAGGAGGGGTAACATCCGCAGTCCAGTTCGTGAGTAACCCTGCAAGGATTTTTCCCCACAAGAATTGTTGCTTCCGTCACCGGTGTCATGCAATAATTAACCACGTTCTGATCTACAACAGTGACATCGCCTTTAGCCCCAAAAAGCAGGTAGTTTAAGAGGCCTGGAAACGGCTCAAGAAGCTCATCCAAGGAATAGTTCGTGGCTGTTTTTCGCACCATGTATTATTATAGGTATTTATTACTTCAAAGAGTCGCCATTGTAAAGTATTTAAAGATTCCATACAGTTCATTATTATACGGTGAAAACTATGGACAACGGAAAAGATAGAGGAGACTGGAAGGAAAACCTTTCGGCAGAAGCAGAACAGTCATTGAACCTTCTTTTGGAAGCAACCCGAAAGCACAGGTGCGCCTACAAAAGCGCTGAGAACATCCAGATCGCGCAGGTCTGGTGCGCTCTCGTCGAACAGATGAGAATGGTAGACAAGCTTGAGCAGAGAGTTGCCTACATCGAGAGGATTCTTGACAGCATGTTCAAGGGGCACACAAACGAGAGAGAAGCCCTTCTTAAGGGACTTACAAGGTTCTAATTCCAATTGATTTTTGGGTTTTTCTATAATTTTTAAGCTTTATGAGTGGAGATTATGAGACCATCCAAGAGAGTATCTGCCAAGAAACCAGGCACATCTGGCTCTGAGGACGGGTTTGTTACCCGAATGTTGGACACAATCTTCATGAAGAAACCGCCTCCGCCACCACCCCGGCTGGGACAGAATCCACCCGCGTACCCGGCACCACTTTCAGAAAAACTGAAAATTTGCTCAAAAGTTGACCTTGTTACCCATTCACACAGGCCGGACAGGGATGGGTTGGAAGGATTATGGCACAAGGATCCAGAGCTTAGGAAACATAATCGGTCGGTTCTTGAGGATACGGTTAATTATTCTTACATTCCAAGAGACATTACTATTAGCCGGAGCGGGTGCTGTAGCACTTATATTGTGAATGACTTTAATCCAAACCATATTTGCGACTGCGATATTTGCGCTCCTAAAAGATTAGAGCCTCAATATGTGATACGAAAGTACTATGACTGGCTTCGCCTTCAGTCTGAACAAGAGCTTGGAAAGCAGGAGCTAATCTTAGTCCGAGTTAAAAGGTCAAACCCGCCCAAGGATAGGGAGATATACACCTATGGAAATGTGCTGGAAGGCAATGTTCTCTATGACTCTGAAACTGGATGGTGTATCATAGACCCCGAAACGGAGGAAATGTGCCAGGTAAAAATTTATCCCTGGAAGGGGAACCGTTATAAGCCCACAACGCAAAACGGCAGCGATAGAGGAAAAGTTTTTGAGCTGGAGCGTGACGGCAAGACAGTTTCAGAAGCCGTTTATGATGCCCATCTTGAGGAATTGAGCCTAGGCATGTTTAACCTGCCTTATACCTACCGGGACTTTGCATATACCTTTGCAATGGCCACCCAGGGGCTTGGTGGCGGCAATAGCCTTCCATTTGACTTGTCAAATTATAGTTATTTTTAAGCCGATACAGTGCCCTCTGTTCGACAAATATCGTCCCGAAAAAGTAGCGTATAAATACTTTTAGGTTATTCAATTATGACTAAAGGAAGCGTTGCTGCACTGCTTGGATGTCGAGGTTTGGATCTAGATAGATTATATGAGCACTTGGATGGTTCAAACGAGTTGCCGGTTCAAGAACGACCGTTCGATTTTTCTCACTCACATACGCAGGTTATTTTAGATTTGCCTGGGGGTGAAGCAAGGCCTTGCTATATGGAACCCTATGAAAAGGGGATGCGACTAGTGCTTGGGCCGGTTTTTAGAAACTCCTATGAGGCCCTAAAGGTATATACATTAAATACCTCTCCAGCCCTAGCTAATAAGGTCTACTCTTAAACAGCTCTTTGACAGAGTTCTTAGACTTTCTGTTTTGAAACTATTTTGTTGGGTTTTAATTATGGCCTGGAATGCCCAGTTGTCCAAAGAACTCAGGGAACTTGACCTCGCTTTGAGAACCCAAATTCTTTCTGGAGAGTTGAGCCGCCTTACAGTTCTAAAGCTGCAGGCAGAACGAAAGTATAAGGCAAAAGCGAGCAGAATGCTTGAACAATACTCGAAACTTCATGACCTCCTGCACTTTTTTAACAGCCGCAGGGTAGACCTGGCTCTGGCTTTTGCTTTCATCTCCCTTTTGAGCATGATGAATGCCTATATGCCGCAGATTGGCCTTGGCGGCTGGCTTACTCCCTTATGGCTCTTCCTTGTTGCCCTTTGCGCACTCGGATTCCTAATTCTAGTGCTGGCTTTCTTCCTTGAGCCCACCCTTGAGTTTAGCATGCCTGGAAAGCTTAAGCAGCTTTTCGAAATTCCAGACGGAAACTTCGATAATATGAGCCACGACCAGCGCCTGGAGCTTCTTGCCCGCCTTGAGGTGCTGGGTTCACTTATTGGCATGGATTATGAGAGGATGAAGCTTGAGGTTGGGAGGGATATGAAAAAACTGGCTGAAAGGACGTCTAGTAATATCTTGGATGAGCGGTGGACATAGATACTACTAAAGAATATTTAAATATAAGTAGTAAATGGGAGAAATTGGATTTGAACTATTGGACAAAAATCTTCCCACGAGATATCACTATTTTCCAGAGATCTTTAATTATGGAAAGACACCGTTCACTATAGGATATGGTCACGAGCGCCAACCTTTTTATATCGAAGGAGGTATTTTGCATGTTGGTCCACGTAGCTCAGAGTCTGAGTTTTGGTCAAATCGAACCTCTGGTCTTTGTGACGAGGTCGAAAGAAGGGTAATGGCTCTCAAATCAGAAGGGAGTTTATGACTGTTCTATCCCTCCAGGACTTCTGTTTAATTAATAATTTCCTAATTATATTTAGGTTGACGACCACAGCGGAGGGGGTACACCTGTTCCCATACCGAACACAGAAGTTAAGTCCTCTGTCGGTCTCGAAGAGTACTGCTCAATAGGCGGAAAATTCAGGCTGTCGCCAACCACCAATTAAAAATTTCCTTGAAATTCGGATTGATTGGGACCCTCCCTTGAATAAAAATATGAAAATATGCGCCACCCAAAATTCCTTCAAAGCCCGACAAAAGAAAGTACGTAGGGCAGCACCATAAGGACGATTGTAGTCACAATAAAGCCAAATGAGGCGATTTTTATCTTGGCCATGAGAAGCGAATCGGACATTATGAAGACTGAAAGCACTATCCAGAAGAGAAGTCCCAGGACGAGCGCAGCCAACTGCTGGCCGGCAATTCTCATGGAAAGAAGCGGCAGGTACATTGTAACCATTGGCGCAAGAAAGGGTGAGATAAAAGACGTCGCAAGGTTTGCGGCTACTGCCAGGATTACCGCGTGCTTGAGCTCGAGGTTATGCTCTATTATTTCGCTTGAAATCATTATCACCAGCGCAGCCACAACTGAAGCAATCAGGGGGCCAATTAGCATGGATAAGAGGTCCATAATCTATGCTGGCATTAAAATATAGTTTTGCTACACGTATGCAATAAGTCCCTCTGTTCCCCTCCTGCCACTTTCCAATGCGGCATCCGAAAAAATACAGAGCGCTCTTTGAACGGGTTCAACTAGATAGCTTGATTCGCCGACACGTTCCTTTGATATGTCTAAAGCCAGGTCTGGCAGTTCGGGAGTCTTTTCCCCAACTCTTTTGTACAACTCGCTAAATGTCCTCATAGGATCGCCCAGGTCTATTCTTGTAATGGCCTTATAGAGATCCCAATCAGTAGGCCATCCCTTCAGCGATTTTTTTGGCAATCTGTCGTAAAGCTCAAGCATGCCCTCTTTAACAGAAGGTTGCAATTCTTCCGGTATCCGCATCACCCCAAAAATTGCTTGCACGGGATCTAAGGCGAAATCATCCGAACCATCGTCTGAATCTTGTCTCAAACCCGTGCCAGGCGGCATTCTCTCTTTTGGCGCCCTGCTAAGGTCTGGAGAGCTGGGTCTCAACACATCAGTTTTGAATGGAAACGGGTTATATCTATCTAACATAATATATCACCCACAAATAATTAATAGATTCTTCTGACATCTTACCATAACATAACATCTGCAAATTTGGAATATTTAAGCATCACTTCTCAACCTTGGGTGCGGATTTCTTTCCCTCTGGTTTCTTGGCGGGCTTTTCCTTTTCTGTTGGCTTCTCCACTTTCTCCACCCCGGTCTTTCCCTCCTTTGCCAGCCGCTTTTTCTTTCTCTCCAGGGACTTAAGCCGCCTCTTGTCATCAGTAAAAAGCGAAAGTATCTGCAGGTTGCACGCCTGGAAGGGAATCTGGACTTCACGCCCATCTGCTTTTTTAACCTTTATGTCTTCAAGATACACCTTGAGCCCAATGTGGTCAACCCTGGAGACTTTTGAAAGCTTTCCCTTGTGGCTGCCTTTCATTACCTTTACTTTGTCTCCAAGCCGCACAGGCATTGCACGGGTTTCGTATTTCTGGCTGAGTTCATTCGAAAGGGCAGTTCTTAAAAGCCGCTCTCTAAGGTGTAAAGGGGCAAATCTCCTTGCTTTTCTCTGGTTTCTTGGCTTTGTGCTCGAAAACCAACTCCTGCTGCATTTGTGTACCATTCTTTAAATAGATTAAAAATTAATAAGAGTTCTTGGCTGGCCGTTAGATTTGCCTCCTACTTCTACGGGTCAATCTGTAAGGCTGGTCCGGAAGCAGAGAAATATCCCAGCAACCTCCGATACGGTCGCCGTAGACGATTCCTTGTCTATATGCGGGAAGCTGGTCGAGGTTTTTTTTCAAAAAAATCAACTCTTCAGGTGTTGGCTCACTCCCCTTTAGAAGCCATCCATAGTCTTCAGAAGATAAAGCAATATTCCTTGTCTCAAAAACGCCCATCTGCCCAAGGTCACTAAGTATAAGATTTATCCTGTTTGTGTGTGACTTTCTTGTTGTAGGATTTTCTTCTTCTAAAAGGGACCTTCCATAAATTTTTGTTGACAAGAATTCCTGCAAGGCTGGATAGAGAAACTCTGCTGATAGGCCATTACTAAGCGCATAAAGGTTTTTGATGGTCACCCCCGTACTATTGGTAGGGGCATCCTCCAGCATCCGTTTGCATCTTTTCCCTATGTCAGGAGTGCATTTCACTAATGCGCGCTCAACATCACTGGGTCCCAATATGCTCCGGATATTCCTGCGATTAGAATAATCCAGCCACCCGTACCCTGCCGCCTCTCCAAGAGCTTGTAGAGCAGAAGCGATACCAATATCCCTTTCAGACATAACTAAAAAATGGTAAAATTGTTATAAGGGGTTTTAGTTATTCCAATGTCAATTTCTCTTCTGTAAGCCGGAAGCCCTCCTTTGTTATCTCTGCAATCCATATCTTGTGGCCGCCTGAGGCGATATCCCTGCCAGCCGCTGCCCTTATGGCACTTTTTGCAAGCTCCTTTGCCTTGTCCATCATCATCCCTTTTCTGAAGTCTTTTTCAAGAACGCCATAGACAAACGGGCTTCCGCTTCCAGTCGAAACATACTCCTCCCCGACAACCGAGCCCGAAGGGTCGAAAGAAAACAAGTGGGAGCCCCTCTTGTCAACTCCTCCAAGAATCATCTGGTTGTAGAAGGGGTACCATTTCCGGGAGTACATTATCGAGCCAAGAAGGTTTGCGACTGCGTTTACTGTCATCTCTTCGCCTGCCTCAAGCTTGTAGAGGGTAATCTCTGCCTTCATCAGGTTTACAAGATATTGCGCATCAGAAACCATTCCCGCAACGGTCATGCCCATTCGGTCGTCTATCTGGAAGACCTTCTGTACGTCCTTGTTTGCCACGAGGTAGCCCATTGTAGCTTTTGATTCCGAAGCAAGCAGCACTCCGTCCTTGCAGACAATGCCAAGCGTAGTAGTACCGGTTTTTAATCTCATTTCCTGAGCATCCATAAGATAATCGGGTTATTTATTTAAAAAGACTGTCATCTTAGGCGAGATTGCACTCAAGATCCCTTTCAGAGTAAAGCAATCCGTGAGCACCGGACTTGAACTTGTACGCTTCATCAATATTCTTCACTATACTCCTGATCTTTTCGGGAGAACAAAGTCCGTCGGTAGGCAGGTTTAAACCGGTCAATGCTTCTTTCAATTGTTCCAATCTTTTAAGAGAGCCCTTCTCCGCCCTTGAGGTATGCCTTGGTGACTTGCGGATATCCAGTTTTGGCTTGAAGCCAATTTGGTATTCTTGTGTGGCCTCTTCCAAAAGCCCAGTCAGATATACCAGGTTCTTAGTATATCTGTCGAAGTGCTCACTCGCACGGAATATGCCTTCTTCAGTCGGCATTAACTTATTCCCCAGCGCAAGTTTTGCGGCGGCCAGGATTCTATCAGGACGACAATTCATCCGGTCCAACATCAAGTCCCTGCCAGTATATTTCTTAGAGATGCTACATTCAGCTGCAGAAACCACCTTGTCATAAACCTGTCCAGCACACTTGAATAAATCATCGATTGTGCCCTCTCCAGATTCAATACGCCTGTAAGCGCCAATAGGATCTTCCGTCATAATAGCTTAAACTTATAAATAGTTTAATTTTTTCATTCGCTCAGCCATTCCAAAGTGACCTCCCATTAAAGAACAGAAAAAAACTCAAAAAAATCATAAAAAGGACAAGCTCCTATCTTCGCCTCCTGGCTGCCGGCACTCTTTTTCTGGCTGGAGGGTTCAGTTCTTCTTTGTTTGCAAACCAAATCAGGGCAACCAGCAGCATGCCAATCAAAACAGTCATTGTGGCAAACTGCTCACCCTGAAGGAGCGCATAGGCAATTGAAAGGACGCCTCCAAAGACAACTCCGTGCCGGATGGTTTCAACCTTGAAGCCGTACCAGCCAAACGCCATGGCGATTATGCCCAGGACCAGCATTAGGGTGGGCACCGCTCTTGAAATGCCGAAATTGTCCTGCTCAAAGTCACAGTACCCGTCAGGGTTCCACTCGCCGCCTCTTTCAAGGCAGGCCAGAATATTGGGGTCAAGTGTTTGCTCGGCAATAAGCCAGCATGCCTGTGAGCTGCTGCCCACGTCATATAGAGTTACCAGTGCATTGGCAGCAGAGCTGATGAAGAACGCCAGAACTATTGCAATAGACAAAGAAATCAATGATTTCCTGATATGCCTCATAACTATACCCACCTATTTATCCTTTACCACTTATTTTATGGCAACAAAGAAAGTCGCGGCATCGGGCAAATTCGGCCCAAGATACGGGAAAAAACTGAGAGTTTCGTACAATAAATCATACGAGCAATCAAAAACAAAATACACCTGCCCCAACTGCTCAAAGGAGAATTCTGTCCTAAGGCAGTCCTTTGGAGTCTGGGAATGCAAAAACTGCGGCAAGAAATTCGCCTCAGGCGCTTATGAATTCAAGGTTGCAAAGTAACCTTCTATTTAGGCCAGATGTAGGTTTACCCTTCTGCAATTATCTCCAATGCAACTGTTGTAGCCAAGGCATATAAATTCCTCTCCATCTTCTAGTGCCACTCCAGAAAAACAATCCTTCACCCGGCCGTAAACTGCTCCCCCACCATAACCCTGAGGGGTTTTCAGAATAAGAGAAAGTTCCCCTGCAGGGTGTTCGGATCCAAAAAGGTAGATTTCTGGCCTACATCCATTTTCCAGCTCCAGTATCTGGTGCAGACAATCCAAATGAACCTGTCGCTCCATATCCGGAAACTTGGCTAAGCGCTGGTGGATGGCTGTTTCGGGTCCACCCTCCATACTTTCTTCCTCTAATTCCCAGCTTACTACAGGGGGAATTTCCCCAGAGAGTTCTCTTACCAAGGGATTACCAAAGAGACCATACGGATTGGGATATTGCACATTAATCACCTGTATGTAATACAATTCAAATAAATGCCTTCAAAAACTTTTTTTCGCTAAATGACGATAAGGATCTAAAGCCGCCTTAGGGGACCAATTTATCTGCGTCTTTCAGATAAGGCCATGCAGTTTCCAAGTAGGCCGGGTGTGGAAAATATCTCACCTGCTTTATGACTCCTCCCCCCGATACAATCTGCTTGTCCAAGACCTCCAGCTTTGAGAGAAGGTCCATTCCACGAATAGATCTTCCATTAACACCCATTGCACGACCAATCTGCTCCGGGGTGAGGTACTCTCCTTCCTCTACGCAATGCAGAGTTTGTAGAAGAGAATCTGCCTTACCGGGGGGACGTGGATGCATGAACTGGTGATATCCGTAAATCCGTGAGGTTTCTACCCCGAGAGAACGGGCAATTTTCAGAGGATTCATTAATTCTAGTTTCGGAAATAGTTGTGGGAGGGTTTTATAGGTGATTTTTTGCCCTCCACACCTGTCACAGAGATAGCCGTAATAGGCTTCAAGACTGGTTTCATCCTTGCCCATATTTGAAGTAGGATAAACATTAATTACTCTTTGCTAACAACCCTCTAGAAACTCCCCAGGTTTGTCTGGCAGCCGATCAGCTCCTGCTTACTGTACCCAAGGACCGAAAGAATCCTGTAGGCGGGAGGGATCACCTGATTGTTGATGTAGTACTCGGAGTCATAGTTCATTGCGTCTTCCCACCATTTTGCCCGGTCTGAGACGAGCTTTCCTTCTCTTGTGATGATATACTTCACGACAAATCCGGGATAAATTGAGACGCCTTTTCTTTTGAGGTCACGCGCGACTTTTACGTGAGGGGAAATTATTCCATACCGTTCTGGGGACTTTGTCATCTGCCTGGAAATTATAAGCCATTCCTTCTCGATTTCGCCTTTCCTTATCCTGCGGCAGGTTTCCTTCACGAACTCCACGGCCTTTTCCGCCTTGCCATCCAGCACATGCTCAATAACTCTCATCTGCGTTTCCTTCGCAATCCGGCTCCAGTCTCCCCGGACAAACTCGAACCCCTTTATCTCGATATTCCCTGATTCGTCTATAAGGGCGTACCGTTTCTTTGTTCCCCGCCCCTCTTCACCGACGAAGATGCCCCTTGGGTAGAAGCCCTGGTAGTCAAGCTCCATTATCCCGGGGAGATTGTCATTGACATTTTTAAGAAAGCTCTTTACAAGCCCCTTTTCGCCCGTTGCCATCAGGGAATCAGTGTCCCCATAGATGACCTTAAGACCTGCCTTTTCCGCCTCGAGAATGGTTGTCTGAATGTAGCCCCTGCCAAGCGCTGTGATTGACTCGGCGCACTCTTTTGAATACCACCTGGCGCCAAAAAAGCCCAGGTAGCCATAGGTAGCATTAGCAAGGTTTTTAAGGGCCTTTTCGTCCACCCCTTTGCCGCTTTCCTTTTTCATTTTGGCTCTCCTTTCGATAATTTCCCTTAAAATTCTCACGATAAACCCTTCAGGGCTTTTGCTGAAGCGGTGCACGACCTCGCCCTTTGGCCCTTTTATCCGTATTGCCTGCTCGCCCTTTTCCTCGTCCAGGGTGTCGGGGGAAATATTATGGGAAACCAGGATGGATGGGTACAGGCTCTTGAAGTCCATGACAGAGACATTTTGGTACAATCCTGGGACGGGCTTATGGACATAAGCCCCCACATAAGTCTGAAGGCGCCTCTCTTCGATATCGTTGCCTCCGGGCTTGTTCGGAATAAGTATATCCTGCCCCGTTGCCTGCTTCATCAGGTAGCCCTCAACCAGTTGGCTAAATCCAATGCGCGTGACATTGAACAGGTCAAGCGCCACTATATTTGAGAACCTGTACTCCAGGGGAAGAAATTTTTCCCCCAGAAGGAAAGTAATCTTGCAGTCCTGCAGGTTGTACTCAAAAAGCTCTGCAATTCTCTTCAGGTCATCTGAGTTCCATATGTCCTCTCCGCTTCCTGCAATGTCAAGCCCCGTCTTTCCCTCATCGAGGAAGAACTGCGCCACGTCATTAAGCTTTCTTGATTTGGTCTTTATTTCCATCCGGAGGTGCTTTGAGACGACCGTGTAAAGGTCAACATGGAGCAGCCCCCTGAATTTTGCCCCTCTAGCGCTAAGGGTTATCGGGCAGTTAATCCCCAGCGCCTTGCACCTTCCCTGCAGAAAGGGCAGGTCGAAGTTGTCTCCGTTGTATGACACAAGCACGTCATAGTCCTCTGCCGCCTCGAAAAACCCATTGAGCATCTCCCGCTCGTCTTTCAGGGTTACGGCTTTTCCGAACTTCGACTCCTTGTAGGTAAACACGGTCTCCTCTGTG harbors:
- a CDS encoding 50S ribosomal protein L24; its protein translation is MVHKCSRSWFSSTKPRNQRKARRFAPLHLRERLLRTALSNELSQKYETRAMPVRLGDKVKVMKGSHKGKLSKVSRVDHIGLKVYLEDIKVKKADGREVQIPFQACNLQILSLFTDDKRRLKSLERKKKRLAKEGKTGVEKVEKPTEKEKPAKKPEGKKSAPKVEK
- the psmB gene encoding archaeal proteasome endopeptidase complex subunit beta, producing the protein MDAQEMRLKTGTTTLGIVCKDGVLLASESKATMGYLVANKDVQKVFQIDDRMGMTVAGMVSDAQYLVNLMKAEITLYKLEAGEEMTVNAVANLLGSIMYSRKWYPFYNQMILGGVDKRGSHLFSFDPSGSVVGEEYVSTGSGSPFVYGVLEKDFRKGMMMDKAKELAKSAIRAAAGRDIASGGHKIWIAEITKEGFRLTEEKLTLE
- a CDS encoding PEGA domain-containing protein, which gives rise to MEANKKSVGLIILGIVCLLFAFCPTEATQWANLYVHVTDCATGEALSGANVVANGEVYRTATTNSAGVAYFHALVLEPGGTERYDITASRTGYHSKTVTTYVACSQTHHIYMCLDRCIVCGVDVRGVEARDNQITAIIENTGNSQETITVNFYVGNTRVGTTSTTISPGATANVYQNYNFPCGSHNVRVEAIADCGSRDEGSTTYQKPCNCPLSISVREDNDGPLSANVYVGGQYEGYSSWLSTTVNVGTHLVEGRRDGYDSDSESVTCHSNENLNVVLNLRKQITCDVEVYNVRVDGKIIGATIKNPGNSKEAITVNFYAGSQKLGTKTLTLESGDYKYVELEAQFPCGKQVIRVEAIADCGARDEDSINYENECECTLNTNVFSEDKLPMSASIYLDGTYVKYGSYYTTKIGSGSHRVEAKSGQYDTDYKVVECFTDETINVDLILSKQKCVIEVRVKDKQGVLIEEAMVELDNEKKLTGLDGVALYEEISPGKHRVYAKKQGYKEDSATVECDRGEHKVVELFLTQTEGNLKVHVSDCKTGIAMEGAEVDVINGINKQGTTNEYGYAYFSGLPKGSYEVSAINNCYNPKYKNNVAVYTDYMTVVELCLEKKDECKEDEDTCDLTVRVRDEEDGDALDANIYLDGDFEDQDSDLTITLDNGYHTVKVTKSGYNGQSRGVYCSNGNDITETFLLKEDGNGDEEDCEVKVYVEDEDGDELEAKIYLDGDYEGTYDYKILYVDYGYHTIKATKSGYDTQTESIYCSNGEDIKETFVLEEEDNGDEDECRVKVYVEDEDGDELDARIYLDGDYEGTYDYKVLYVDEGKHTVKVTQSGYRSESKSVYCDDGETETLNFELEEGESEGEMVDITEVEMVPERPVIGEMVRGSVTLKLLEKEGSYEMVDLRIRVDSTLEKTATVRFDYEGEEKVVAFSFDSEDYSPGKHTLEVEATVDSDLATSTKAFYIDEEGEPYGPSPYTDKHCLRIKDISVKNLPVKIGDSAKLSIVVENCGEYYEDGVTVKIENSDVMFTNSFTLLKGSQRTFDLNYEVEGIEDLTITAWNKNYETSETFQIKPESGHLAIYLEKQYRLYTREDTKIEFRVRNTGKVTDTFTLEVSENIKDWVYDLPETVTLAPNEEATVQMFVNPGSTTGKFDFGITATTKLSEKTMVSELSISDRWTFPTGAFFAAFFGDFSWLVWLALILFILLLLYLLALLLGYLWRKYKERESKKEKAVRKSEEGLESGSAEEVSSKKSGKGASEAKSFRYSEEDGLKVTLSDKSGKAPVGYEYESQPKSTKYWWQMDHPAYHMELGKGKVEGNLETETESSKQRKRFWWDRDCVEYSSKDCQ
- a CDS encoding 50S ribosomal protein L37ae, which encodes MATKKVAASGKFGPRYGKKLRVSYNKSYEQSKTKYTCPNCSKENSVLRQSFGVWECKNCGKKFASGAYEFKVAK